In Bradyrhizobium sp. G127, one genomic interval encodes:
- a CDS encoding phasin family protein, producing the protein MTTTSGSDNGFNKAAGTIPFPDLARVSELNGTVFSETAKFNAQVSTTLQNIGKEWSEFVGTRLREDIQLFRTIHDCRSLQDLQQAYAQFWQNAFTQYGDEAQRMLRIAQGAAENATLTARDIQETMTAADKAA; encoded by the coding sequence ATGACAACCACATCAGGCAGTGACAACGGTTTCAACAAGGCGGCGGGAACCATTCCGTTTCCGGATCTCGCTCGGGTGAGCGAGCTGAACGGGACCGTGTTCTCCGAAACCGCGAAGTTCAACGCGCAGGTCAGCACCACCTTGCAGAATATCGGCAAGGAATGGTCCGAGTTCGTCGGCACGCGGCTGCGCGAGGATATCCAGCTGTTCCGGACGATTCATGATTGCCGCTCGTTGCAGGATCTCCAGCAGGCTTATGCCCAGTTCTGGCAGAATGCCTTCACGCAGTATGGCGACGAAGCCCAGCGGATGCTGCGGATTGCGCAGGGCGCGGCGGAAAACGCCACGCTTACGGCGCGGGACATTCAAGAGACGATGACGGCCGCCGACAAGGCTGCCTGA
- the pyk gene encoding pyruvate kinase: MRRLRRIKILATLGPASSDSATIRKLFEAGADVFRINMSHTPHDKMRELVSTIRNVESSYGRPIGILVDLQGPKLRLGNFAEGAVELSNGAMFTLDSDPAPGDKTRVHLPHPEILKALRPGHALLIDDGKLRLIAEETTPDHALVRVVTGGRMSDRKGVSLPDTDLPVSAMTQKDRADLEAALETGIDWVALSFVQRADDVIEAKKLVRGRASIMSKIEKPQAIDRLAEIMEASDALMVARGDLGVELPAERVPGLQKQMTRMARRAGKPVVIATQMLESMITSPVPTRAEVSDVATAVFEGADAIMLSAESAAGKFPVEAVLTMNRIGEEVERDPTYRGVIGAQRPDPEPTAGDAIADAARQIAETLDLSAIICWTSSGSTALRVARERPKPPVVAITPSVNTGRKLSVVWGVHCVIAEDAHDQDDMIDRAGRIAFRDGFAKAGQRVIIVAGVPLGTPGTTNMVRIAYVGPNRDADI; the protein is encoded by the coding sequence ATGAGACGTCTGCGCCGTATCAAAATTCTCGCCACGCTGGGACCCGCTTCGTCGGACAGCGCGACCATCCGCAAGCTGTTCGAAGCGGGCGCCGATGTGTTCCGCATCAACATGAGCCACACGCCGCATGACAAGATGCGCGAACTGGTCTCGACCATCCGCAACGTGGAAAGCAGCTATGGCCGCCCGATCGGCATTCTGGTCGATCTGCAGGGACCGAAACTGCGGCTTGGAAATTTCGCGGAAGGCGCGGTCGAACTCAGCAACGGCGCGATGTTCACGCTGGACAGCGATCCGGCGCCCGGAGACAAGACCCGCGTCCACCTTCCCCATCCGGAAATTCTCAAGGCCCTGCGCCCCGGTCACGCGCTGCTGATCGACGACGGCAAGCTGCGGCTGATTGCGGAAGAAACCACACCCGATCACGCGCTTGTACGCGTGGTCACCGGCGGACGCATGTCCGACCGCAAGGGAGTCAGTCTTCCCGATACCGACTTGCCGGTCTCGGCAATGACGCAGAAAGACCGCGCCGATCTGGAAGCCGCGCTCGAGACGGGTATCGACTGGGTCGCGCTGTCATTCGTGCAGCGCGCCGACGACGTCATCGAGGCCAAGAAACTGGTGCGCGGCCGCGCGTCGATCATGTCGAAGATCGAGAAACCGCAGGCAATCGATCGCCTCGCCGAAATCATGGAAGCATCGGACGCGCTGATGGTCGCGCGCGGCGACCTCGGCGTCGAACTTCCGGCCGAACGCGTGCCGGGACTGCAGAAGCAGATGACGCGCATGGCGCGGCGTGCGGGCAAGCCGGTCGTCATTGCGACCCAGATGCTGGAGTCGATGATCACCTCCCCGGTTCCGACCCGCGCGGAAGTCTCCGACGTCGCGACCGCCGTGTTCGAGGGCGCCGACGCCATCATGCTGTCGGCGGAATCCGCGGCCGGCAAATTCCCCGTCGAGGCGGTGCTGACCATGAACCGCATCGGCGAGGAGGTCGAACGCGACCCGACCTATCGCGGCGTGATCGGTGCACAGCGTCCAGACCCGGAGCCCACCGCAGGCGACGCCATCGCCGACGCCGCGCGCCAGATCGCCGAAACCCTCGATCTGTCCGCCATCATCTGCTGGACCAGTTCAGGTTCGACCGCATTGCGCGTTGCCCGCGAGCGGCCGAAGCCTCCGGTGGTCGCGATCACGCCGAGCGTTAACACCGGCCGCAAATTGTCGGTGGTGTGGGGCGTGCATTGTGTGATCGCCGAAGACGCCCACGATCAGGACGACATGATCGACCGTGCAGGCCGCATCGCGTTCCGCGACGGTTTCGCCAAGGCCGGCCAGCGGGTAATCATCGTCGCCGGCGTTCCGCTCGGAACGCCGGGCACCACCAATATGGTCCGCATCGCCTATGTCGGCCCGAACCGAGACGCCGACATCTGA
- a CDS encoding DUF1036 domain-containing protein — MSRRTITAALSGLVALMALCAWSDPAAADFRLCNNTSSRVGIALGYKDNEGWVTEGWWNVSSRACETLLRGTLVARYYYIYAIDYDRGGEWSGQAFMCSRDKEFTIKGTDDCLARGFDRTGYFEVDTGEQRAWTVQLTESNEQNPRTPGLPGMPNAPGAAQPGAIPGSAPGNPK, encoded by the coding sequence ATGTCCCGTCGCACCATCACCGCCGCCCTCTCAGGGCTTGTCGCGCTGATGGCGCTGTGCGCATGGAGCGATCCGGCCGCAGCGGATTTCCGTCTCTGCAACAATACGTCGAGCCGGGTCGGCATCGCGCTGGGTTACAAGGACAATGAAGGCTGGGTCACGGAGGGCTGGTGGAACGTCTCGTCCCGCGCCTGCGAAACCCTGCTGCGTGGCACGCTTGTCGCACGATACTATTATATCTATGCCATCGACTATGACCGCGGCGGTGAATGGTCGGGGCAGGCCTTCATGTGTTCGCGCGACAAGGAATTCACCATCAAGGGGACCGACGACTGTCTGGCGCGCGGCTTCGACCGCACCGGTTATTTCGAAGTCGATACCGGCGAGCAGCGCGCCTGGACCGTCCAGTTGACCGAATCCAACGAACAGAATCCACGCACGCCAGGATTGCCCGGCATGCCGAATGCGCCGGGAGCCGCACAACCAGGCGCAATTCCCGGCTCCGCTCCGGGAAATCCGAAATGA
- a CDS encoding DUF1244 domain-containing protein, translating into MAIDDKTRTELEAAVFRRLVAHLRERTDVQNIDLMNLAGFCRNCLSNWLKDAADEKSVALTKDDSREAVYGMPYETWKATYQSEATPDQQAAFKKSNTGH; encoded by the coding sequence ATGGCCATCGACGACAAGACCCGGACGGAATTGGAAGCGGCGGTCTTTCGCCGCCTGGTCGCGCATTTGCGCGAACGGACCGACGTGCAGAACATCGATCTGATGAATCTCGCCGGCTTCTGCCGCAATTGCCTGTCGAACTGGCTGAAGGACGCGGCCGACGAGAAGAGCGTGGCGCTCACCAAGGACGACAGCCGCGAGGCGGTCTATGGCATGCCTTATGAGACCTGGAAGGCGACATATCAGAGTGAGGCGACGCCGGACCAGCAGGCGGCGTTCAAGAAAAGCAACACGGGCCACTGA
- a CDS encoding DUF2312 domain-containing protein, with product MAMPAEKDNDDTAHSFAKGQLKAIIERIEKLEEEKKAISDDIKDVYGEAKGNGFDVKALRTIIRMRKQDADERQEQETILETYMQALGML from the coding sequence ATGGCTATGCCTGCCGAGAAAGACAACGACGACACCGCGCACTCATTCGCGAAGGGGCAGCTCAAGGCCATCATCGAGCGTATCGAGAAGCTCGAGGAAGAGAAGAAAGCCATCAGCGACGACATCAAGGACGTCTACGGCGAAGCCAAGGGCAACGGTTTCGACGTCAAGGCGCTGCGCACGATCATCCGCATGCGCAAGCAGGACGCTGACGAGCGCCAGGAACAGGAAACCATCCTGGAAACCTACATGCAGGCGCTCGGGATGCTCTGA
- a CDS encoding DUF882 domain-containing protein codes for MAGGFPRSTGLEWLSRTGVRVGLASLLLIVTNARSVHNATADGDTRTLTFHHTHSDEDLTVTFKRNGRYDEAALKKLNYFLRDWRSQDQTTMDRRLFDIVWEVYRDVDGKQPIKIISAYRSPATNAMLRRRSSGVARHSQHMQGHAMDFFIPGVPLEQIRFAGLRLQRGGVGFYPTSGSPFVHLDVGSIRHWPRMTHDQLARVFPDGRTVHVPSDGKPLKGYELALADIQRRGNGEDVAAPSKSKTFLASLFGRKSADDEEEAGNDSVAAGGKVKQVAIAAADKARDAAQATVAAAEKVLERVPLPRAKPPGAASYQVASADSRTVALAKPQPALKPIPTDEYTPQSPVDIINARGFWDSEPAPKPSTQAQIAALKARGAVSAADPQSTASLPQNVSQALAYAPSPAPLERAQIVAASAPIPRGSRIASLAPMSGGDVNTAEAAIAKTRKGATAAVVRTKTTDQSHSIWMRAMILAPSASTSLSASILGDQDMTVMRVHFAKPNAAVAMTFSEDPQMGIVCEKFTGSAITTLTTTPFAMRTASLR; via the coding sequence GTGGCGGGCGGCTTTCCACGCAGCACTGGGCTTGAATGGCTTTCGCGCACCGGTGTGCGCGTCGGTCTCGCCTCGTTGCTTCTGATCGTGACCAATGCCCGCTCCGTCCATAACGCCACCGCCGATGGCGACACCCGCACCCTCACCTTCCACCACACCCATTCCGACGAAGACCTCACCGTCACCTTCAAGCGCAACGGCCGCTACGACGAGGCGGCGCTGAAGAAACTCAATTATTTCCTCCGCGACTGGCGCAGCCAGGACCAGACCACGATGGACCGCCGGCTGTTCGACATCGTCTGGGAAGTCTACCGCGACGTCGACGGCAAACAGCCGATCAAGATCATCTCCGCCTATCGCTCGCCCGCCACCAACGCCATGCTTCGCCGCCGCTCCTCGGGCGTGGCGCGCCACAGCCAGCACATGCAGGGCCACGCGATGGATTTCTTCATCCCCGGCGTGCCGCTCGAACAGATTCGCTTCGCCGGACTGCGCCTGCAGCGCGGCGGCGTCGGTTTCTACCCCACCTCCGGATCGCCGTTTGTGCATCTCGACGTCGGCAGCATCCGCCACTGGCCACGCATGACCCACGATCAGCTTGCGCGCGTGTTCCCCGACGGACGCACCGTGCACGTACCGTCCGACGGCAAGCCGCTGAAGGGCTACGAGCTGGCGCTGGCCGATATCCAGCGCCGCGGCAATGGCGAGGACGTCGCGGCCCCGTCGAAGTCGAAGACCTTCCTGGCCTCGCTGTTCGGCCGCAAGTCGGCGGATGACGAGGAAGAGGCCGGCAACGACAGCGTCGCCGCCGGCGGCAAGGTCAAGCAGGTGGCCATCGCTGCGGCCGATAAGGCCAGGGACGCCGCGCAGGCGACGGTCGCAGCCGCAGAGAAGGTCCTTGAACGCGTGCCGTTGCCGCGCGCCAAGCCTCCCGGCGCCGCGAGCTATCAGGTCGCCTCGGCGGATTCCCGGACGGTTGCGCTCGCCAAGCCGCAGCCGGCGCTCAAGCCGATACCCACCGACGAATATACCCCGCAATCGCCGGTCGACATCATCAACGCGCGCGGCTTCTGGGATAGCGAGCCCGCCCCGAAACCCTCCACGCAGGCCCAGATCGCCGCCCTCAAGGCCCGCGGCGCCGTCTCCGCCGCCGATCCGCAATCCACGGCCAGCCTGCCGCAGAACGTCTCCCAGGCGCTCGCCTACGCGCCATCGCCCGCTCCGCTCGAACGCGCCCAGATCGTCGCTGCCAGCGCGCCGATCCCGCGCGGTTCGCGCATCGCCTCGCTCGCTCCGATGTCCGGCGGGGACGTCAACACGGCCGAAGCCGCGATCGCCAAGACCCGGAAGGGCGCGACGGCCGCCGTGGTTCGCACCAAGACAACCGACCAGAGCCACAGCATCTGGATGCGCGCGATGATTCTCGCGCCGAGCGCCAGCACGTCGCTGTCGGCTTCGATCCTCGGCGATCAGGACATGACGGTGATGCGCGTTCATTTCGCCAAGCCGAATGCTGCGGTGGCGATGACGTTCTCCGAAGATCCGCAGATGGGCATCGTCTGCGAGAAATTCACCGGCTCGGCGATCACGACGCTGACGACGACGCCGTTCGCGATGCGCACCGCCTCGCTGCGCTGA
- a CDS encoding L,D-transpeptidase family protein, with protein sequence MRDFSTGHRKGPTGFDRVLMAVTATFLSLAATSAIAQSTAKSPADLAIDAAIPLPEPANVPPPTVNDFKPDAAKPDTAAAVTPAPAKKDEAAAPATTATVPPAATATAPAATTPPAAAAAEPPKTEPAKAAPAVAAADQPVADKLRDLIATKGARYFDRKNERTAVENFYKDRNYAPLWSDAGAVTARAKSVIARLKDAGSEGLNPTDYPIPDFSASAGPDAQAEAELRLTESLLDYARHAQSGRMHWSRVSADISYPEHPVDPVEVLVNISTAKDASAALDSYNPPHKGYQALKAKLAALRGVTEDTSKQIAEGDALKFVKPTKKNPNPAVAEDPRVPALRAKLNITEHADDTHYDAKVADAVRKFQANNDLKATGILDNATVRALNGPKSDRQIDIVRANMERWRWLPRELGAKALGDAYVILNIPDYTLKLMHNGKQAWTTRVVVGKPGKHATPELTETMKFITVNPTWNVPPSIIYNEYLPALQQDPTVLDRMGLKLARAADGSVRISQPPGEANALGRIRFNFPNKFLVYQHDTPDKHLFAKEERAFSHGCMRVQNPDQYAANLLSIALPKEGYTPEKIKSLYGRSELNINFPTPIPVNITYQTAFVDDAGKLEFRKDIYGRDARIIAMLKGSEGKDMETVVSHAQPNYVRPTNVNIPGDSYASNGPSFFERLFGAPTPPPAAVRGQRRVIR encoded by the coding sequence ATGCGCGACTTTTCGACCGGCCACCGCAAGGGCCCAACAGGCTTCGACCGGGTCCTGATGGCCGTGACGGCCACTTTCCTCTCTCTCGCTGCGACGTCCGCCATCGCCCAGAGCACGGCGAAGAGCCCCGCGGATCTGGCCATTGATGCCGCCATCCCGCTTCCCGAACCCGCCAACGTGCCGCCGCCGACCGTCAACGACTTCAAGCCCGATGCGGCGAAGCCTGACACCGCCGCTGCCGTCACGCCTGCACCTGCGAAAAAAGACGAAGCCGCCGCACCGGCTACCACCGCAACCGTTCCTCCGGCCGCGACTGCAACCGCGCCGGCTGCAACAACTCCGCCGGCTGCCGCTGCTGCCGAGCCTCCGAAAACCGAACCCGCGAAAGCCGCTCCTGCCGTCGCAGCCGCCGATCAGCCGGTCGCCGACAAGCTGCGCGATCTGATCGCCACCAAGGGCGCGCGCTATTTCGACCGCAAGAACGAACGCACCGCCGTCGAGAATTTCTACAAGGACCGCAACTACGCGCCGCTCTGGAGCGACGCGGGCGCCGTGACGGCGCGCGCCAAGAGCGTGATCGCGCGCCTGAAGGATGCGGGCAGCGAAGGTCTCAACCCCACCGACTATCCGATCCCCGACTTCTCCGCTTCGGCCGGGCCGGATGCGCAGGCCGAGGCCGAATTGCGCCTGACGGAAAGCCTGCTCGACTACGCGCGCCACGCCCAGAGCGGCCGCATGCACTGGTCACGGGTGAGCGCGGATATTTCCTATCCCGAGCATCCGGTCGATCCCGTCGAGGTCCTCGTCAATATCTCGACCGCCAAGGATGCGTCCGCGGCGCTCGACAGCTACAACCCGCCGCACAAGGGCTATCAGGCGCTGAAGGCCAAGCTCGCGGCATTGCGCGGCGTGACCGAAGACACCTCCAAGCAGATCGCCGAAGGCGACGCGCTGAAGTTCGTCAAGCCGACCAAGAAGAACCCGAACCCGGCCGTCGCGGAAGATCCGCGCGTGCCCGCGCTGCGCGCCAAGCTCAACATCACCGAGCACGCCGACGACACGCATTACGATGCCAAGGTCGCCGACGCGGTGCGCAAGTTCCAGGCGAACAACGATCTCAAGGCGACCGGCATTCTGGACAACGCCACCGTGCGTGCGCTGAACGGCCCCAAGAGCGACCGTCAGATCGACATCGTGCGCGCCAACATGGAACGCTGGCGCTGGCTGCCGCGCGAACTGGGCGCGAAGGCGCTCGGCGATGCCTACGTGATCCTGAACATTCCGGACTACACGCTCAAGCTGATGCACAACGGCAAGCAGGCCTGGACCACGCGCGTCGTGGTCGGCAAGCCTGGCAAGCACGCAACGCCGGAACTGACGGAGACGATGAAGTTCATCACCGTCAACCCAACGTGGAACGTGCCGCCGTCCATCATCTACAACGAATATCTGCCGGCCCTGCAGCAGGACCCGACCGTGCTCGACCGCATGGGCCTGAAGCTGGCGCGCGCCGCTGACGGCAGCGTGCGCATCTCGCAGCCGCCGGGCGAAGCCAATGCGCTTGGCCGCATCCGATTCAACTTCCCGAACAAGTTCCTGGTCTATCAGCACGACACGCCGGACAAGCATCTGTTCGCCAAGGAAGAGCGGGCCTTCAGCCACGGCTGCATGCGCGTGCAGAATCCGGATCAGTACGCCGCGAACCTGCTCAGCATCGCGCTGCCGAAGGAAGGCTACACGCCGGAGAAGATCAAAAGCCTGTACGGCCGCAGCGAACTCAACATCAACTTCCCGACGCCGATCCCGGTCAACATCACCTATCAGACCGCATTCGTTGACGATGCCGGCAAGCTGGAGTTCCGCAAGGACATCTATGGCCGCGACGCCAGGATCATCGCGATGCTCAAGGGCAGCGAGGGCAAGGACATGGAGACCGTGGTGTCCCATGCCCAGCCGAACTACGTGCGTCCGACCAACGTCAACATTCCGGGCGACAGCTACGCCAGCAACGGCCCGAGCTTCTTCGAACGGCTGTTCGGCGCCCCGACACCGCCGCCAGCGGCGGTTCGCGGGCAGCGCCGGGTCATTCGCTGA
- a CDS encoding sigma-54 dependent transcriptional regulator — protein MVATILIADDDAVQRRLVENMVQRCGYEAVTVDSGDAALAHLIDPDTKPVDALVLDLVMPGLDGMGVLEKIRDLGLDLPVIVQTAHGGIDNVVSAMRAGAQDFVVKPVGIERLQVSLRNALNASALKGELQRIRHRREGKLTFADIVTRSEAMNHVIAMGRKAAASAIPVLIEGESGVGKELIARAIHGSSERSAKPFITVNCGAIPDNLVESLLFGHEKGAFTGATERHAGKFVEANGGTLFLDEISELPLAAQVKLLRALQQGEVEAVGGRKPVKVDVRIVSATNRNLLNQVKAGAFREDLFYRLHVLPLTIPPLRARREDIPHLVRHFMARIAAEENRPATSVSGEAMAMLSQMNWPGNVRQLENAVYRAVVMSDGGQLGPQDFPQTGAVLPDSDPVGVEPVMLENPVPQARMVSGIEIPIAPVAAPARVASAYGTLAMLGEDGEVRPLEDMEAETIRFAIAHYRGQMSEVARRLKIGRSTLYRKLDEAAGAEPSDPAR, from the coding sequence ATGGTTGCGACCATTCTGATTGCCGATGACGACGCCGTTCAGCGCCGTCTGGTCGAGAACATGGTGCAGCGCTGCGGTTACGAGGCCGTGACGGTCGACAGCGGCGACGCCGCCCTCGCCCACCTGATCGATCCCGATACGAAACCCGTCGACGCCTTGGTGCTCGATCTCGTCATGCCCGGCCTCGACGGCATGGGCGTGCTGGAAAAAATCCGCGACCTCGGCCTCGATCTGCCGGTGATCGTGCAGACCGCCCACGGCGGCATCGACAATGTGGTGTCCGCGATGCGCGCCGGAGCGCAGGATTTCGTGGTGAAGCCGGTCGGCATCGAACGCCTGCAGGTTTCGCTGCGCAACGCCCTCAACGCCAGCGCGCTGAAAGGCGAACTCCAGCGCATCCGCCACCGCCGCGAGGGCAAGCTCACCTTCGCCGACATCGTCACCCGCTCCGAGGCGATGAATCATGTCATCGCCATGGGCAGGAAGGCCGCAGCATCCGCCATCCCGGTGCTGATCGAAGGCGAATCCGGCGTCGGCAAGGAGCTGATCGCCCGCGCCATCCACGGTTCCAGCGAGCGCAGCGCCAAGCCGTTCATCACCGTCAATTGCGGCGCGATTCCCGACAACCTCGTGGAGTCGCTGCTGTTCGGCCACGAGAAGGGCGCGTTCACCGGCGCCACCGAACGCCATGCCGGTAAATTCGTCGAAGCCAATGGCGGCACGCTGTTTCTCGACGAGATCAGCGAGTTGCCGCTGGCCGCGCAGGTGAAACTGCTGCGCGCCCTGCAACAGGGCGAGGTCGAAGCCGTCGGCGGCCGCAAACCGGTCAAGGTCGACGTGCGGATCGTATCCGCGACCAACCGCAATCTGCTGAACCAGGTAAAGGCCGGCGCATTCCGCGAGGATTTGTTTTACCGCCTGCATGTGCTGCCGCTGACGATTCCGCCGCTCCGCGCCCGCCGCGAGGACATTCCGCATCTGGTGCGGCATTTCATGGCGCGCATCGCCGCCGAGGAAAACCGGCCCGCCACGTCGGTCAGCGGCGAAGCCATGGCGATGCTCAGTCAGATGAACTGGCCGGGAAATGTCCGCCAGCTTGAGAACGCGGTCTATCGCGCCGTGGTGATGAGCGACGGCGGCCAGCTCGGGCCGCAGGATTTTCCGCAGACGGGAGCAGTCCTGCCGGATTCGGATCCGGTGGGGGTCGAGCCGGTGATGCTCGAAAACCCGGTGCCTCAGGCCAGAATGGTTTCAGGTATTGAAATACCTATCGCGCCCGTCGCCGCCCCGGCCAGAGTTGCGTCCGCCTACGGCACTCTTGCGATGCTCGGCGAGGACGGCGAGGTCCGGCCGCTTGAGGACATGGAGGCGGAAACCATCCGCTTCGCCATCGCCCACTACCGCGGCCAGATGTCCGAGGTGGCGCGGCGATTGAAGATCGGCCGCTCGACCCTCTATCGCAAACTGGATGAAGCCGCCGGTGCTGAACCATCCGACCCGGCGCGCTAA
- a CDS encoding M3 family oligoendopeptidase, translating to MASRSSSALRKSAKSKPAAKAKSARKPASGAVGKLPEWNLADLYPAIDAPEVARDLDKLDADCAAFETAYKGKIAEQVAMPHGGEWLAEAIRSYEAIDDLAGRLASFAGLAHAGNTVDAAISKFYGDVSERITAASTHLLFFALELNRVDDGAIERAMEAPALNYYRPWLEDLRKDKPYQLEDRVEQLFHEKSVSGYAAWNRQFDQTISALRFKVGGKELAIEPTLTLLQDRAPEKRKAAAQALAKTFKANERTFALITNTLAKDKEISDRWRGFQDIADSRHLANRVEREVVDALVASVRAAYPRLSHRYYKMKARWFKKKTLAYWDRNAPLPFAATGQIPWSDAKSTILKAYGEFSPQMASIAERFFTDRWIDAPVRPGKAPGAFSHPTTPSAHPYVLMNYQGKPRDVMTLAHELGHGVHQVLAAKNGALMAPTPLTLAETASVFGEMLTFKRLLAQTKNAKQRQALLAGKVEDMINTVVRQIAFYSFERAIHTERRNGELTAERIGEIWLSVQSESLGPAIEIKPGYETYWMYIPHFIHSPFYVYAYAFGDCLVNSLYAVYENASDGFAERYLAMLSAGGTKHYSELLQPFGLDAKDPKFWDGGLSVIENLIAELEAMG from the coding sequence ATGGCCTCGCGTTCATCTTCCGCTCTCCGCAAATCCGCAAAGTCCAAACCTGCCGCGAAGGCAAAATCCGCCCGCAAGCCGGCGTCAGGTGCTGTCGGCAAATTGCCCGAGTGGAATCTCGCCGATCTTTATCCGGCGATCGATGCGCCGGAAGTGGCCCGCGATCTCGACAAGCTCGATGCCGACTGCGCGGCATTCGAGACGGCCTACAAGGGCAAAATCGCGGAACAGGTGGCGATGCCCCATGGCGGCGAGTGGCTGGCCGAGGCGATCAGGAGCTATGAAGCGATCGATGATCTCGCTGGGCGGCTGGCATCGTTTGCGGGTCTCGCCCATGCCGGCAACACCGTCGACGCTGCAATCTCGAAATTCTACGGCGACGTCTCCGAGCGCATCACCGCGGCATCGACTCACTTGCTGTTCTTCGCGCTCGAACTCAACCGCGTCGATGACGGTGCGATCGAGCGCGCAATGGAAGCGCCGGCGCTCAATTATTATCGGCCGTGGCTCGAGGATCTGCGCAAGGACAAGCCTTACCAGCTCGAGGATCGCGTCGAGCAACTGTTCCACGAGAAATCCGTCAGCGGCTACGCCGCCTGGAACAGGCAGTTCGACCAGACCATCTCGGCCCTGCGTTTCAAGGTCGGCGGCAAGGAGCTTGCCATCGAACCGACGCTGACGCTGTTGCAGGATCGCGCGCCGGAAAAGCGCAAGGCAGCGGCGCAGGCGCTGGCAAAAACCTTCAAGGCCAACGAGCGCACCTTCGCGCTGATCACCAACACGCTGGCCAAGGACAAGGAAATCTCCGACCGCTGGCGCGGCTTTCAGGACATCGCGGACTCACGGCATCTCGCGAACCGGGTCGAGCGCGAAGTGGTCGACGCGCTGGTGGCGTCGGTGCGCGCGGCCTATCCGCGGCTGTCTCACAGATATTACAAGATGAAGGCGCGCTGGTTCAAAAAGAAGACGCTCGCCTACTGGGACCGCAATGCGCCGTTGCCCTTTGCCGCGACCGGCCAGATTCCCTGGAGCGACGCCAAAAGCACCATCCTGAAAGCCTATGGCGAGTTCTCGCCGCAGATGGCGAGCATCGCGGAGCGCTTCTTCACCGACCGCTGGATCGATGCGCCGGTGCGTCCCGGCAAGGCGCCGGGCGCGTTCTCGCATCCGACCACGCCGTCGGCGCATCCCTATGTGCTGATGAATTATCAGGGCAAGCCGCGCGACGTGATGACGCTGGCTCACGAACTCGGTCACGGCGTGCATCAGGTGCTGGCTGCGAAAAACGGAGCGCTGATGGCGCCGACGCCGCTGACGCTGGCGGAAACCGCCAGCGTGTTCGGCGAGATGCTGACCTTCAAGCGGCTGCTGGCCCAGACCAAAAACGCGAAACAGCGTCAGGCGCTGCTGGCGGGCAAGGTCGAGGACATGATCAACACCGTGGTGCGGCAGATCGCGTTCTATTCCTTCGAGCGCGCGATCCACACCGAACGCCGCAACGGTGAACTCACCGCCGAGCGGATCGGCGAAATCTGGCTCAGCGTGCAGAGCGAGAGTCTCGGGCCGGCGATCGAGATCAAGCCGGGTTACGAGACCTACTGGATGTACATCCCGCACTTCATTCATTCGCCGTTCTATGTCTACGCCTATGCGTTCGGCGACTGCCTCGTGAACTCGCTCTACGCGGTCTACGAGAATGCCTCGGACGGGTTTGCGGAACGCTACCTCGCCATGCTCTCGGCCGGCGGCACCAAGCACTATTCCGAATTGCTCCAGCCGTTCGGGTTGGACGCCAAGGACCCCAAATTCTGGGACGGCGGCCTGTCGGTGATCGAGAACCTGATCGCCGAACTCGAGGCGATGGGGTAG
- a CDS encoding aa3-type cytochrome c oxidase subunit IV: MAEHNEVAYTTADGMDYPAHEQTYEGFLLLTKWGTISVVVILALMAFFLL; the protein is encoded by the coding sequence ATGGCTGAGCATAATGAAGTCGCTTACACCACGGCGGATGGCATGGACTATCCGGCGCATGAGCAGACCTACGAAGGCTTCTTGCTGCTGACAAAGTGGGGCACGATTTCGGTCGTGGTCATCCTCGCCTTGATGGCGTTTTTTCTTCTCTGA